A DNA window from Mycobacterium sp. IDR2000157661 contains the following coding sequences:
- a CDS encoding fatty acid desaturase family protein, with the protein MAIADIAAYAHLGEADIEALGYELDGIRRDIEESLGTGDAAYIQRTIRFQRMLEVAARLLIAGTRSRPGWLVGTAALAVAKSIENMEIGHNVSHGQWDWMNDPEIHSSTWEWDMAGLSSQWRHAHNYQHHVFSNVLGMDEDLGFGVMRMTRDQPWRPRHLLQPLQNLFLAATFEWGIALHDVELKRGQGMTAEVKALMVKVARQAVKDYVVFPALSRSRWRRTLAANAVANLSRNIWAYMVIFCGHFPDGAEKFTADVLDEETRAEWYLRQMLGAANFDAGPVLAFASGNLCYQIEHHMFPDLPSNRYAQIAVRVRALCEKYDLPYTSGSLVRQYLLTLRTVHKLALPDGMLTATSDDAPETASERKFGSDSRPVTRPGGRIVGLQTALRARAGRIRR; encoded by the coding sequence ATGGCAATCGCCGATATCGCTGCCTACGCACATCTGGGTGAGGCGGACATCGAGGCACTCGGCTACGAATTGGACGGAATACGGCGAGACATCGAGGAGAGCCTCGGCACCGGCGACGCGGCATACATTCAACGCACGATCCGTTTTCAACGAATGCTGGAAGTCGCGGCGCGACTTCTCATCGCCGGTACCCGGTCACGCCCCGGATGGCTGGTCGGCACCGCCGCGCTGGCGGTGGCCAAGAGCATCGAGAACATGGAGATCGGCCACAATGTGAGCCACGGTCAATGGGATTGGATGAATGATCCCGAGATCCACTCGAGCACGTGGGAGTGGGACATGGCCGGGCTCTCGTCGCAGTGGAGGCACGCCCACAACTACCAGCATCACGTCTTCAGCAACGTTCTCGGCATGGACGAGGATCTCGGCTTCGGGGTCATGCGAATGACCCGAGATCAGCCGTGGCGACCTCGGCATCTTCTGCAGCCGCTGCAGAATCTGTTCCTCGCCGCGACATTCGAGTGGGGCATCGCCCTGCACGACGTCGAGCTGAAGCGGGGCCAGGGGATGACGGCCGAGGTGAAAGCCCTGATGGTGAAGGTAGCCAGGCAGGCGGTCAAGGACTACGTGGTGTTCCCGGCGCTGAGCCGGTCTCGCTGGCGCAGGACCCTGGCCGCGAACGCGGTGGCGAACCTGTCCCGCAACATCTGGGCCTACATGGTCATCTTCTGCGGGCATTTCCCCGACGGCGCAGAGAAATTCACCGCGGACGTCCTCGATGAGGAAACCCGTGCGGAGTGGTATCTGCGTCAGATGTTGGGAGCTGCGAACTTCGACGCCGGACCCGTGCTGGCCTTCGCCAGCGGCAACCTCTGCTATCAGATCGAACACCACATGTTTCCGGACCTGCCGAGCAACCGGTACGCGCAGATCGCCGTCCGCGTACGGGCGCTGTGTGAAAAGTACGACCTGCCGTACACCAGCGGCTCGCTTGTGCGCCAATACCTTTTGACGCTGCGGACCGTGCACAAGCTTGCCTTGCCCGACGGAATGCTCACGGCCACCTCCGACGACGCCCCCGAGACTGCCTCGGAGCGGAAGTTCGGCTCCGACTCCCGCCCGGTGACGCGACCTGGCGGCCGGATTGTCGGGTTGCAGACGGCGCTTCGCGCTCGGGCCGGGCGAATTCGGCGCTGA
- a CDS encoding N(5)-(carboxyethyl)ornithine synthase, with amino-acid sequence MSRSAEAQPLSLGVLARYRKPDERRLPIHPAHFAKIDDRILRRTLLERGYGAHFGATDDELGQLVAGMRTREQLVAECDVILLPKIQAEDLAELRMGQIVWGWPHCVQDAALTQVAIDRRLTLIAFEAMNHWQADGGFGLHVFHKNNELAGYCSVLHAMQLAGITGSYGRRLRASVIGFGATARGAVTALNAHGVDDVRVLTNREVAAVAAPIHSTQIVQMGHDDGAAPEATWADSPDEGVIPVARVLADNDIVVNCVLQDPGNPLIFATEGDLPSFVPGSLIVDVSCDVGMGFDWARPTSFAEPVIEMSNGVKYYAVDHSPSHLWNSATWEISEALLPHLETVLSGPVAWDSTPTIARAIEIRDGVVGNPAILSFQRRADTYPHPVRSEQAAAR; translated from the coding sequence ATGTCAAGAAGCGCTGAGGCACAGCCGCTTTCGCTGGGCGTCCTGGCCCGCTACCGTAAGCCGGACGAGCGCCGGCTTCCGATCCATCCGGCGCATTTCGCCAAGATCGACGATCGCATCCTGCGCCGAACGCTCCTCGAGCGCGGCTATGGCGCGCACTTCGGGGCCACAGACGACGAGCTGGGGCAACTCGTCGCCGGGATGCGGACCCGCGAGCAACTGGTCGCCGAGTGTGACGTCATCCTGCTGCCCAAGATCCAGGCCGAGGATCTGGCCGAACTCAGGATGGGGCAGATCGTCTGGGGCTGGCCGCATTGCGTGCAGGATGCGGCGCTGACACAGGTCGCCATCGACCGGCGGCTCACGTTGATCGCCTTCGAGGCGATGAACCACTGGCAGGCCGATGGCGGTTTCGGGCTGCATGTCTTTCACAAGAACAACGAACTGGCCGGATACTGCTCCGTTCTGCACGCCATGCAGCTGGCCGGCATCACCGGAAGTTACGGCCGGCGTCTGCGCGCCTCGGTCATCGGCTTCGGTGCGACCGCCCGCGGCGCGGTCACCGCACTCAACGCCCACGGCGTCGACGACGTGCGGGTGCTCACCAATCGCGAGGTGGCCGCCGTCGCCGCGCCGATACACTCCACCCAAATCGTCCAGATGGGCCACGACGACGGAGCTGCGCCTGAAGCAACCTGGGCCGACAGTCCCGACGAGGGGGTCATACCGGTCGCCCGCGTTCTCGCCGACAACGACATCGTCGTCAACTGTGTGTTGCAGGACCCCGGCAACCCGTTGATATTCGCGACCGAGGGGGATCTGCCCTCCTTCGTCCCGGGCAGTCTCATCGTCGACGTGTCCTGCGACGTCGGCATGGGCTTCGACTGGGCACGCCCGACGTCATTCGCCGAGCCCGTCATCGAAATGTCGAACGGCGTGAAGTATTACGCCGTCGACCACAGCCCGTCACATCTGTGGAACTCGGCGACGTGGGAAATCAGCGAGGCGCTGTTGCCGCACCTCGAGACGGTGCTGAGCGGACCGGTGGCGTGGGACTCGACTCCCACGATCGCCCGTGCGATAGAGATTCGCGACGGTGTCGTCGGCAACCCCGCCATCCTGTCGTTCCAGCGTCGAGCCGATACCTATCCGCACCCGGTGCGCAGCGAACAGGCTGCGGCTCGGTGA
- a CDS encoding HPF/RaiA family ribosome-associated protein, giving the protein MGTGFVAKERSFVLESLSALGPHLGKWDPRDVEIDVSLQDRGGSQQRVTVRARLPGLPMLVATADNPDVAHALSEAKRELIRQLKHQKSAQDPMNNRRGRRTTIRHPSAPPHSDAEDLR; this is encoded by the coding sequence GTGGGCACGGGATTCGTTGCCAAAGAGCGCTCGTTCGTGCTCGAGTCGCTGTCGGCGTTGGGACCGCATCTGGGCAAGTGGGACCCCCGCGATGTGGAGATCGATGTCTCTCTGCAGGACCGGGGTGGCAGCCAGCAACGCGTGACGGTGCGGGCGCGGCTGCCAGGGCTCCCGATGCTGGTCGCGACGGCCGACAACCCCGATGTGGCCCACGCGTTGAGTGAAGCCAAGCGGGAGCTGATTCGTCAACTCAAGCACCAGAAGTCCGCTCAGGACCCCATGAACAACCGCCGGGGCAGGCGTACCACCATTCGGCACCCAAGCGCACCGCCGCATTCGGACGCCGAAGATCTCCGATGA